The Verrucomicrobiia bacterium genome segment AGGGGTCGGATGGTTTCATTGCTCTTTGACATAGTTCCTTATTAAGGAACGCAGAATTAAGAATGGTGAATGAAGAAAGGGGGCACCCTCATCCTCAATCCTTCTCCCGGCCGAAGTTCGGCTTCCAAGGGAGAAGGAAGACAGGAACAGGTGCGTTCGTACGCTTCAGACGTTCTTCGGCTGCGTTTCTGCTGAATGGTGGGCGTGTTTTGTCGAGGACGGAGTTGACGATGTAAAAATCGAGGACGACGACGAGGACGAAGGACGAGCACGATTATTGGCGTTGAAGTGGCTGGCGAGGGTCGGATCTGGGAGGTGTGGACTGGTGGCTAGAGTGCCGCAGGACAGGATGCTATCGAGATGAGGGAGCATCGACCGGACGAGATGGGAAGGCGACTCAGGGGAATGTATGAATTATGAGGTATGGGTTATGAAAGGAGAATTGGGGAAACATCGAACATCCAACATCGAACTCTGACATCGAAAGTGGGGAGTTAGAGCCGCAGCGGCGGCTGAGGAGGGAACTGCCGACAAGATGCCGGCAGCACATTGCTTAGGGCGTGTCGGTGCTTTTTATTGGGATCGGCAGTGGCAATGGGGTGGCGGAGGTCGGTGCCGGAAGTTCGCCTAGTTTGGCTGATAGTGGTTTGCCTTGGTTCAGTTCTTTGTCAGGGGAGTAGACTTCGGGGAGGACTACTAGGGCGATGCGGCGGTTGCGGGCGCGGCCTTCTTCGGTGGTGTTGTCGGCGATGGGGTGATATTCGCCATAGCCGACGGCGGCGAGGCGGTGGGGATCGACGTTCGCCTTTTCAACGAGGTAACGGACGGCGGCGAGGGCGCGGGCGGTGGAGAGTTCCCAATTGGTGGGATACTTCGCCCCGGCGCTGGCGCGGATGGGAATGTTGTCCGTGTGGCCGATGACGTGGATGAGGCGGTTCGGGTGGTTGGTGAGGATGTTGGCGATGCGAAGGAGGACGTCGGCGCCTTCGGCTTTCATCTCGGCTTTGCCGGTGTCGAAGAGGACGCGGTCGAGGATGTTGACTTCGAGTTTGCCCTGGAGTTCGGAGATGGTGATGTCTTTCGATTGCAGGGCGGTGCGCATCTCTTCTTCGAGCTTGGACTTGGCTTGGACGGCGGCTTGGTTCTGTTCTTGGAGGGCGGTGAGTTCTTCCTGGGTCTTGGCGAGGTCGGCTTTCAGTTTCTCGACTTCGGCTTTGAGGTCGTCGGTGGCTTGCTGGGCTTCCTTGGCCTTTTGGACTTCTTCGGGTGTCGGGCCTTTATCGGCGACGCTGAAATAGATGATGACGGCCACGAAAATGGCGGAGAGAACGCTGGCGATATACCAAGTCTGTTTTGGCATGGGAGGGAGGATAGGAGCGGATTCGGAAATTGGGAAGAACGACGTGGGGAAAAAGTATCGGAATGCTGAAAAAAACGAAAATCCGTTGGCTCGCTCACTCCTCACCCCGGCCCTCTCCGCCGAAGCTCGGCCTGCCTATAGAGGAGAGGGAGAACATTTGCCGACTGCTGGCTGGATTTAACAGTCACGGGTTGGCGGTGCAACTTTGAGAGGTTGAAAAT includes the following:
- a CDS encoding OmpA family protein encodes the protein MPKQTWYIASVLSAIFVAVIIYFSVADKGPTPEEVQKAKEAQQATDDLKAEVEKLKADLAKTQEELTALQEQNQAAVQAKSKLEEEMRTALQSKDITISELQGKLEVNILDRVLFDTGKAEMKAEGADVLLRIANILTNHPNRLIHVIGHTDNIPIRASAGAKYPTNWELSTARALAAVRYLVEKANVDPHRLAAVGYGEYHPIADNTTEEGRARNRRIALVVLPEVYSPDKELNQGKPLSAKLGELPAPTSATPLPLPIPIKSTDTP